The DNA window CCCCGGGGCCGATGCATGAGAACCCGGCAGGCCGGGTGTCTGCGCAGCAGGTTGCAGATAAAGGGCAGGACCATGAGCAGGGCCTCAGGGGGTGCTGTCAGGGCCAGGCGGGCCAGGCGCTTGGCGAAGGCAGCCACCAGGTAGGCAGGCAGGTGCCTGGGCAGGGGAGTGGGCGTGAGACCCAGCTGCCCCCTGCACCGGCCCCCAGCTCCCCTTCCTACCCCACAGGACTTGGTGGGGCCCAGGTGGCCCCTGTCGCACTGAGCTAGGCCAGGTGTCCCCTAgtctcacccccacccctgtaCTCACGAGGATGACAGGAAGAGGTCGGCCAAGTGAAAGAAGCGGGCCCGGTACTTCACGTGGAAGACGGACGGATCAAGAAGGCCATACAGCTTCCGGTAGAAGTCGGGGTACTCCCTAGGAGGGTGAGGTAAGTGAGGGGGGCACGTGTGGGGAGAAGCCACAGAGAGAATAGATCAGAACCCCGATCTGggggcctctctggtggctcagtggttaaaaaaaatccacttgccaatgcaggagacttgggttcaatccctggtccaggaagatcttgcatgcttgaggcaactaagcccgtgcaccatgactattgagcctgtgctccgcaacaagagaagtcaccgcgaCTACAGCGTGCTCGCCTCAACGAGAAAAGTCCACGTGGCAATggagagccagcacagccagaaagagataaattaagtttttaaaaaatgccagctCAGGTCAAGGACCTTTTAGCAGAGCTAAAAGGCCCACAAACCCCTAGGCAGACACTCACAGGTTGTGTTTATGAATCAAGATGAAAAGTCCATTCAAGGCCAGCAGGCTGACGGCTCCACCTGTAGACAGACACAGCTGTGAAGCCCCAACCTAACAGCACCCCAACTCCGGGAATGAGATTCCAGCAAAGCCAGAGGCCATCTGCCAGATGGGAGATAGGAAAAAACCTCCAGCACAAATACTGCTGACCAGCTGGGCTCCTGCTCTCAACCCTGCTAGATGCCAGCATCCAGGAATGCAGAGCACCACCCCATGCCCGGTCCCGCTCTGGGCCCGCCGGGCATCTCCTGCTCACCGATGTCATAGGCGCGGGTGAGGAAGTCGATCATGAGGCTGGGCTGCGCCAGGTGGGGCAGGATGGAGTCGTGCATGATCACCAGCACCTTCTTGCAGACGCGGAGAGGCAGCTGCGGGAAGCAGCAGGTCAGGGTGCCGGCTTCCCCATCCCGAGAGCCCCACACTGGAGCCCTGCCCTGGGTCCCTCCCCTTCTTCCTACCTGGTGCTTGAGGAAGCGGAGCCACATCTGCTGGAAGGCCTTCCTGTGCTCCTGCAGGGAAGCAGCAGGGGTCGAGGCCCCCCATGTTCTCAATCCCACTCCACCCTCCCCCTGCCTCTGATAACAGGACAGGACCTAAGCGATTGCAGCGAGAGAAAACCTCCCTCAGGACCACAGGGTCGGTGTTCATAGCCCACCCTGGCAATAACACTCAGCACCCAAGAGGTCCGGGCAGGCTGCCTCTGACCTCTGGGAACCGTGCCTGTGGGCATCCTCTCCCCCTTGGGGCCTCCTGTGATCCCACTGTCAAGGCTAGGAAGGAGGTGCTGGCCCAGGGTCGGGTGGTTCCCAGGAAGGCCAACCACCCATCTGTCCAGGGAGTCTCACCTTCAGATGAACAACCTTCCACTTGTCTGACAGCTCTGCAAGGAATGCAAGGTGTCACCAGACGTGCGACCCGGCCGAGCCCCTCCTGcccgccctcccacccccaacactCACCTGTGTGCTTCACATAGAAGCTGGAGAGGGTGCTCTCCTGGCGGGGCAGGCTCACAGAGGACAGCAGCATGAAGGCATTGTTCCAGAAAGTGAGGGGCACCTGCCAGAGGCCAGGCTGAGCACCTAGATGCTGAATGCccactgcctcctccctccctgctcccagggACCTGGGTGGCTCACCTCAGGGCGCCCATCGGTGGCCCGGGCCACAGCGTCGGAAGCGGCCTGCATTGTATGGTAGCGGATGTCGTCATGTTCCAGATACTCCCGGAACTGGGAGAGGAGCAGGGAGCGGTCCTCCTCTGGAGACAGCAAGCCTCCCACCACCAACTGCATgtggggagcagggcagggcaCTGAGCATCTCTCTCACCCCCAGGACAGACAGCCCAGAGGTGGAGCTCACAAAGCCGAGTCTA is part of the Bubalus kerabau isolate K-KA32 ecotype Philippines breed swamp buffalo chromosome 16, PCC_UOA_SB_1v2, whole genome shotgun sequence genome and encodes:
- the NOC4L gene encoding nucleolar complex protein 4 homolog, with translation MEGDAGPGDARRALGHLVEAVLASRGEANAVFDILAVLQSEDQEEIQEAVHACSRLFGALLARGELFVGQLPSEEIVLTGSRGATRKYKIWMRHRYQSCCNRLGELLAHPSFQVKELALSTLMKFVQLEGEHPLEKPKWEGNYLFPHQLFMLVVGGLLSPEEDRSLLLSQFREYLEHDDIRYHTMQAASDAVARATDGRPEVPLTFWNNAFMLLSSVSLPRQESTLSSFYVKHTELSDKWKVVHLKEHRKAFQQMWLRFLKHQLPLRVCKKVLVIMHDSILPHLAQPSLMIDFLTRAYDIGGAVSLLALNGLFILIHKHNLEYPDFYRKLYGLLDPSVFHVKYRARFFHLADLFLSSSHLPAYLVAAFAKRLARLALTAPPEALLMVLPFICNLLRRHPACRVLMHRPRGPELDADPYDPAEEDPAQSRALESSLWELQALQQHYHPEVSKAASAINQALSVPEVSIAPLLEVTAFEIFERDLKKKGPGSVPLEFIPARGLLGRREDLCAQHFTLS